The Solirubrobacter pauli sequence CGCGGATCGTCAGCCCGGCGCGTCCGACGTGCCTCAGCCAGGAGCAGCTGGAACCGATCCTGGAAGCGCACCTGCGGACGCTGCCCGCCGCGCACGTGCTGCCCGGGAGCGAGTTCGTCGGGCTGCGGCAGGACCCGGACGGCGTGACGGTCACGCTCGCCGACGCGGGCGGCGAGCGGACGGTGCGGGCCGCCTACGTGATCGGCGCCGACGGCGTGCGCAGCGCCGTGCGGAGCGCCGCGGGGATCGGGGTCGACGCGTCCGGGCCGTTGAGCGACTCGGTGGGCGCGCAGGTCCGCGCGCCGCTGTGGCCGCTCGTGCCGCCCGCGCGCCGGCACGGCATCTACGCCATCACCGACGCGGCGGCGGGTGGGGCGCTGATCCCGGTCGGCGGTGATCGCTGGGTCTACGCGACCGAGCGGCGGCCGGGCGTGGAGGCCACCGCGGACGGGCTGGCGCGGCTGGTGCGCGGCGCGGCCGGCGCTCCGGGGCTGCCGGTGGTGGTCGACCGCGTGATCGAGCTCCGCTACGCGACCGCGCTGGCGGACACGTTCCGCGCGGGCCGCGTGTTCGTGGCCGGTGACGCCGCCCACCGGGTCACGCCGCGCGGCGCGACCGGCCTGAGCCTGGCGATGCTCGGCGGGGAGGCGGTCGCCTGGCGGCTGGCCTGGGTGCTGCGCGGCTGGGCGCCGCACGGCCTGCTCGACGACTACGAGCGCGAGCGCCGCCCGGTCGCCGCCCACAACATCGCCCGCTCCGCTGAGCCGAACGGCTCCGAACGGGCGGCCGAGGACGAGTGGCGCGTCGACGTCGGCGGCCGCATCGCCCACGCCTGGACCGGTCCGGGCACGTCGACCGTGGACCTCGTCGGCGGTGGCCGCACGTTGTTCACGGGACCGGAGCCGAGCGCGTGGGCCGCGGCCGCACGGCGCGCGGTGGGGGCGCCGGTGCGCGTCCACGCGCTGCCGGTGGCGGCGGCGCGTGCGGTCGGCCTGTCGGGCCGCGGCGCGCTGATGACCCGCCCGGACGGCGTGCCGATCGGGCTGTGGCCGAGCGACGAGCGCGCGGAGGCCGCGTTGCTCGCAGCCTGACCGCACGGCCGCAACGGCACGCGCACGCAGCGTGCGCGTGCCGGCGCTACCGGAGCGTCACCCGCGCCACGACGTCGATGTCGTTGTGCGCGAGCTCGGTCGGCGGTGCCTGCCGGACCTCCTTCGCGCTGACCACGCGGCCGGTCGCGCCCGCGAACCGTCCCGTGCCGAGCGTGACCCGCGGCGGCGTCCCCTCGATCACCAGCATCGACCGGCCGAGCGTCGCGTGGCTGACGCACCGCGGGGGACCGCCCGCGAGGAACTCGCAGCGCAGGTGGTCGCTGCCGAGCCGCGTCCGGTCGTGCCTGGCGTGGTTCCCCTCGAAGAGGTCGAACACGATGTCCAGCACGTCGCCCGGCTGCGGCTCGGACTCGGCGATCGGAAGTTGCGTGAGCACGCGGCCGTCAGCCTTGGTGAGCTGGATCGACCGGGTCTTCTCGAAGATCCGGAGGGTCTCCGTCTTCGGGGCGGCGGCGTTGCCGGCGGGGGCGAGGGCGGCCACGGCGGCGATGCCCGTGAGCACCGTCGCCGCGACCGTACGTGATGTCGATGGCATGCCCGTCCAGACGTCGAGGACCCGCCCGCTCTTCCCGGCGCACGTCCCGGGTGCTATATCCCGGCACGGTGACCCTCGAAGGCGAGAAGCGCGCGGCGGCGGAGTACGCCGCGGGGCTGGTCGAGGACGGGATGCGGGTCGGGCTCGGAACGGGCACGACCGTCGCTCCCCTGATCCCGGCCCTGGCGGCGCGGGGGCTGCGCCTGCGCTGCGTCGCGACCTCCGAGGCGACGGCCCGCGCGGCCGAGGCCGCCGGGCTCACGCTGGACACGCTGGACGGGGTGGGCGAGCTGGACATCGCCATCGACGGTGCCGACCAGATCGCGCCCGGCCCGTGGCTGATCAAGGGCGGCGGCCGTGCGCACACGCGTGAGAAGCTGGTCGCGGCCGCCGCGGCGCGGTTCGTGGTGATCGCCTCGCACGACAAGCCGGTGCCGCGGCTCACCCCGCCCGTGCCGCTCGAGCTGCTCGCGTTCGGGCTGGAAGCGACGCTGCGCCGCCTCGAGCACGCGGTGCTCCGCGGCGGCGCGAAGAGCCCCGACGGAGGCGTCATCGCCGACTGGACGGGCCCGATCGACGATCCCGCCCAGCTCGCGCGCCGCCTGGAGGGCGAGCCGGGCGTCGTCGACCACGGGCTCTTCGCGCCCACGCTCGTCACCGACGTCGTGGTCGCGACCGGCGAGGCCATCGACCACACGCGCCACTGGATCAGCCCAGGCTCGCCTCCGCGACGAGCGCCGGGTCGGGCTTGATCCGCGG is a genomic window containing:
- a CDS encoding FAD-dependent monooxygenase; amino-acid sequence: MSTTSVVIVGAGPAGLAAAITLARLEVPCLVVDRLRERSTAARGTAVSTGAMERLRRWGVHGQAEALALDVEMSGWRAPALTRLAEGAAFPVGMLTREQARIVSPARPTCLSQEQLEPILEAHLRTLPAAHVLPGSEFVGLRQDPDGVTVTLADAGGERTVRAAYVIGADGVRSAVRSAAGIGVDASGPLSDSVGAQVRAPLWPLVPPARRHGIYAITDAAAGGALIPVGGDRWVYATERRPGVEATADGLARLVRGAAGAPGLPVVVDRVIELRYATALADTFRAGRVFVAGDAAHRVTPRGATGLSLAMLGGEAVAWRLAWVLRGWAPHGLLDDYERERRPVAAHNIARSAEPNGSERAAEDEWRVDVGGRIAHAWTGPGTSTVDLVGGGRTLFTGPEPSAWAAAARRAVGAPVRVHALPVAAARAVGLSGRGALMTRPDGVPIGLWPSDERAEAALLAA
- the rpiA gene encoding ribose 5-phosphate isomerase A translates to MTLEGEKRAAAEYAAGLVEDGMRVGLGTGTTVAPLIPALAARGLRLRCVATSEATARAAEAAGLTLDTLDGVGELDIAIDGADQIAPGPWLIKGGGRAHTREKLVAAAAARFVVIASHDKPVPRLTPPVPLELLAFGLEATLRRLEHAVLRGGAKSPDGGVIADWTGPIDDPAQLARRLEGEPGVVDHGLFAPTLVTDVVVATGEAIDHTRHWISPGSPPRRAPGRA